The window CACTACCACTTTAGTACTCTCCATTACACAAATTTGGCTGCCTCTTTCATCTCTATACTTTTGTTGCCCCTCCACTCACACATACTTCttttaatcatatattaaaagcacttttttcttttaattctatcctctttttgtcatttatacCCACAcacaaagggaaaaaaaaaaaaaagctaaagtTGTTAtctcattttcaaaaccaacttctttttcttggcAATTGATCCTAatgcattttctttcaatcacTCATCATCCCTCTCCCCTTAATTCatgctttaaaaaaatgtttagtgtatgtACTCCCAATTTTAGTAATCTAcctttaaattgtttattataattttggtCTATTAACTCtagttattttcatttttaccctTTTAAAATGTCAGTTTAGATTCGTGTAATTTCATAAGGTGTGTCCTCCATTTTATTTGCTAGAACCAAAGCgatcattttttaagattaaagaaaataaaatagaactaAAGTTTGAGTAATTAGAAGGACAAAAAAGGAACAATTTGAAATAAGTAGAATGACCAAAATGAACCCAATCAAAAGTATAGATATCACCTTACTAATTTAGGATAATCATTTAAATGACAAATGTgttcaaattattttgaattagagCAAAATAGCATTCactcaaattttgatatatttacaaataaattgaatcaCTCaccatatttaaaaacaatcctagcatttaaatgaaaaaaaatccaaaactttgtcatttatttggaaaaaagagaagtattttcattttgttttagcGATTGCAATACtaacttttatctttaaaaatatgatatttaatacAACATGAcatgataatgaaaattgaattcaaaacatttgttataggttttaattaactaaCTAGAATAGTTTTGAAAGATTTATTAAAGGTGAAATAATGTTAcaaagatatttttgaaacGTGGTtcacaatattatttttattattaatataattactttATAGTGGTTTTAATAtctaagttattttttaacagCCTCGTAATTTGCATCAAAGTTATTCCCAATTTGATTAAAGTTGTTTTAGTTAAAATGATGCCacccttctccttctcctctccttattccttttttctatttttttacctCAACTTTATTCTCACATGTCATTGACTTGGCTTGCAACTGCCTTACTTTGTAAACGTTTCTCCCTCTACACCCAAACACTCCTCTCTCAATAACATATTAACCTTCTCTAATCATGGAAGcccttttttattatatctcGTGAGCAACACATTCCATTTACTATCGTTTTTCATTTACTAACGACCACTTTTCTAATACAATGGAGTGGTTTATGGTTATTTCCTCATCTTATTCTTCttgttggttttcttttctttaggCAACCGACATCTTTTTGCCAATTACATGTCTCCCaatttaatttcactttttctacTATGGGATTAGAATGAAGCGTACAAAGATGGGTGTCAAAGTATTATTTGTATCCATACAAGTAAAAGTGTTGATAATACTTGATATTTTCTCCCAACAAAGTTACAAAAACATTTGCCACTTCTTCTCATCttccactttttttatttttctatttttgcttttgtttgttGGCATCAAACTTATTCCACTTGATTATGTAGTTGTCCTTCTATTCTGCCACGTGTCTTCCCTTTTTTATTAGGTTTTGAAATATTACCACCAACTTtcataatgaaaaaatgaaccCTTCCCCTCAGCCCCAACCCCACTCTTTACCTTTTCTTAATCACCACtctttctatttctctctctcaactcTCAATTCTCAACTCTCAACTGTATTTATATTCTGATTACCACCAAAGTTCTTAAAACCCACATTTccatatatttttccaaatgaaGGAGGAATCAGTAAGCAACATGGTGAAGCAGATGGGAAATGCTTTAAGAAGTATGGTGAAAAGAAAAGCTCGTGCTCTTAAAGCTCGTCTAATAATTTACTCATTGTTAGCtcaatcaaatttctttgtttcttcctcTATTCCTTTAACAACAATCTCTACTCATCATCACAATCAACAACATTCTCAGTTACAAGCAGTAGTTGAAGATCATCAAGTTGCTGAAACACAGCAAGAAACAGAGCGAGAAACAGGGGTGTGTACAAAGTATGAAGAAGCAGAGGCAGAAGCAGAAGCACCAGCAAGTGGTTCGGTGATTGAGATGGTGAAGAATTCAAAGGAGAAAGCTGGTGAAGAGTTTAGTCTTGAAAAGGATATTGATCATGTTGCTGATTTGTTCATCAGAAATTTTCATCAGCAGATGAGGATGCAGAAGCAGAATTCTCTTAACAGATCTCACCAAGAACTGCTTTTTCGTTGAACCCTccgattctttttcttttttcgagGCTTATGATTGTGCAGTGGAAATCCAATTATGTACGTTTGGGAATTGGGATGGAAATTGGTAACTTATCCACGGACCACGTTGTTGGGTTCAGATCGGCAACATAAGCACTACTCTGCTTCATGTTCTTACTtgcttcttgtttttttcttttatcatattCAATCAATTGCTATTCACACTATAATTCAATAaacttttgtatatattttgtattcatGGGCTAATACTTTGGCTCTTGTATCTAGCTGTTCAATTAACCTAACACTTTGTataattcaatccaaattataattttggattgagttggattaggttaaaaaaagttgttatttGTTGGGttgaaaagtttcattttcctaCCCAGCCATGCTTCTATGTGGATTTTGTAGATTGAAACTATCTAAAGTTTATGATTCcaattcaattgaaatttttaatatatatatatatatatattttttaatttcttaaatgaaAACACCAAGAAATGTTTTCTTAGGTAATCTACTTTGTTGAGCAATTGTTGAGTGGACTAAATGATGcataaaataagatattgcaactaaaaaaagatgctgaaaattaaaaagaaaatgcaaaagTAGACAAATTGAAGacaataaattaagattttggaCCAAATTCCCACACTCGTTTCAATCTCTACTTGACTCCTAATTTTTCATGGAAAATCAAGCTACTACGAATCCAACTTTCCATCTAACACAATTTAACATTTGATTAGCATGCTTAGTTCCTAATAGTACAAGATGTTCAACTTATCACGatcaaaatcattattatgtattttcaagtgcaaagaaaaagaactagGTTGTTTTTAtactaaatttatgaattaaattgtaacgaaattgaaagtttagataCTAACTTATTAGGAATTAAAGTTGGAAAATGTTACTTCAAAACTTGTAGTTTTATTCTAGTAAGACAAGAATATTATTTCAGTCATGATGAAtggcattttaaaaaaaataaagtggcACAATGTGTGAAAgtgaaataaataacaatgaaaaatacccAATTTGGGATATTGGAGAGCCTACGAAAACAGGTAAGGGAGAGGGCGGCAACGAGTTGTAAATCTTGTTATATTCAATCCTCGTTTTCAAATTCCATGAATCTTGGCGAGGGAGTGATGCCATTTAGTTAAACGTTGTTGTTGCAATTCGTCTAGAAGGAGTGTTGAGAAGTCTTCCATAGATATATACAGATGTCAATTGAGCTAAGTTTACGTTACAacatatacaaattttaaaaaccctaaattacaaattttcaattcaactcattAAAGTAGAACAAAacaactaatttaattttgataaagtcgcttatttaaatataattataattacaacatttaacttttaaaaagtaatattgtattattgatgCATAGACAGTAacaattggaaaaaaaatattaaagcttccaaaatattattgatgaatatcgTGTTTTCTGAATCCGTTAACGAGGGTTCAAATTTCATACTTTgtagaaaatagtttttttttatggataatTCTCATCGAGATATCAGTTTTTTATGGGTTTGCCCATGATCTTATCCTAAAGCcagaattatatttttttttcttgataggCAATGCTCATCATGGATCTCGCCcatatccttttttttttttttttgcctttgtTCATCAAGAAACCCtagaaaatcaagaaatttataaacccATCAAGAAATTcgaaacaaatatattaatttttttcgatGATGACCAttgcaaatcaagaaaattcattcGTTCATGAGTTTCGTCCATCAAAAAAAGTCTATCTAATTTGATGGGTATTATCAGTCAACTGAAATATTATCTTTGATGTTTATTGTCCATCAAGAAATAGTTTTCTCGACGTTTTTGgaccatcaacaaaattaagagaacTTTGCCTatcaaggaaataaaaaatctacatttttttaaagttttttttgtacttcttcaacaaaataaggaGACTTTTCTTGGCGTACATGATCGTCAAGATAAACAttgtatcaagaaaaatatggtCCTTTGCCAccatcaagaaatcaaaatttgtgtgCGTCAAGAAAGAtcaaatttgtagtagtgataTGTCTCGAGATGTGTAATGCAACGAAGAGGAAGTTCCATTGGGTCAACAATTTTTCCCTCCATCCATGGCTCATACACCATCCCCACCTATTTTATTTCAGTAGTAAACATTTTACGAAGCCCCAAAATTAATTCACCCAATAATCCCTCTGGAAGTCCAACAATATGGTCAGCACATCTAATAATCCATCTCATTACCACCCTCCCTCACTTTTCCCAGCCCCACCTCTAATTACCCAGCCTAACAACTTCCCCTCCAATTTCGAAGTAGGCCCAACCTTGCTCCACCTTCGCCCCACAATCCAACCACCTGTAGCCTATCCCCAATTATACCTAATCTCCTATCTTCTTCATCCAACATGCCTCCCACCTCACACTCTTCATCACTAAATGCCCAACCATTTCTGTCCTTTCAAAATGCTCCTCCATCAGACCCTCCAAATTCCATTGCCGACTGCGCCTTATAACTCTCATCCTATGACCACACGTGGAAAATCTAACATCTTTAAACCCAAGGCGTGGATCTCGAAAATTAGTCCTAATTGGACAGTCATGGAACCGGTGAGGGTGTTTATGTTCTTCGAACTCCTTAGTGAAAATCTACCATGAATGAAGAATTTGTTGCTTTGCTAAACAACCGAACTTGGGATCTTGTACCGCAAAACTTTGTTGGCAACAAAGGGGTATTCTAAATCAAACGAGTCGTTGACGGCTCCATACAATGCTACAAGGCTCATTTGGTGGCTAAAGGGTTTCATCAATATTCTAGGGTAGATTTTTTCGAGACATTAAATTCGATCGTAAAGTCTTCAACGATTCAGATAATCTTAAGCTTGGCATTATCAAATTGTTGGGTTCTTTGTTAGCTTGAGTTCAACAATGCTAGCTTTTCTCAATGGAGCACTGATGGAGGAAGTTCTCATGTCATGGCCACCAAGGTTTGTTGATTCGCAATATCCCGATTATGTCTGCAAATTAAGAAAAGCCATTTGTGACCTCAAATTAGCTTTCTGAGCTTGGCTGAACGACACTTAGGAAGAGATACAACTccattgttcttcttcttgtgtATGTCGATGACGTTATAATCACTGGAAATAACACTGATATGATCTTTAATCTTATGCGCCATCTTgatgtttcattttctcttaaaGATTTGGGACACTTGAGTAATTTTCTGGGCATTCAAATGCATAATCTGAATTctgaaattttactaaatcAGCTCAAATATGTAGATGACTTATTGTTTAAACTTGAATTACATAATCTGAAGCCTGTCCCCTTTCCATGTGCTGTGGGAAAACAATTGTCTACATCTAATGGATCCTCAATGCACAATCTGTCTCTTTATCGAAGCACGGTTGGGGCTCTCCTTTACCTTACGCATGCATGCCCCAATATTGCCTATATTGTTAACCATTTAAGTCAGTTTCTTTGTGCTCCTACTGACACTCATTGGCAGGAAATTAAACGAGTATTGCAGTATCTCAACGGCACCAAGCATTATGGTATTCATATTCAACCTAgttctaattttaatattgtagCCTACTCAGATGCTGATTAGGCATTCAACATAGATGATTGAAGGTCTATTGCTGCTTACTATGTATTTGTGGGAAATAATCTTGTGTTGTGGTCATCAAAGAAACAACAGGTTGTTGTTGTTCAAGTACTGAGTCTGAATACTGTGCGTTGGCTCATACTTTTGCTGATATTACTTGGATCCAACAAGTGCTAGGTAAGTTGGGTATTTCTCAATCCTGTACACCTATCATATGGTGTGATAATATTATTGCCAGTGTCCTTGCATCAAATCCCATCCATCACGCCCAAACCAAACACATCCAGATCAACATACACTTTGTCCGAGATAAGGTACTCGATGGCCAACTTGAAATTAGGTATGTTCCCTCTATTGATAAAATTGTTGACTGCCTAATGATATCATTGTTTCACACTCAATTTAGTCAGTCTTCGAACCAAACTTGCCGTTCTTTCACTCTCCTCCTTGTTTGTGGGGGGATgttaagaaagaaacaaagaccAACAACAACTAAGTCAACAATCCCATATGTACCAATTCATCAAGACAAATGACCACGTAGGAAAAATTTCAGAATcctttatttgttatttttgttattattttggcAGATTATGGACCTATAGAATTTTGCCATGTGTAACCCtatttacttcttcttcttgtttgttttgccCTAATTGAAAAGGTTTcctgaaatataaatatagacaAAAGGTCCATCATATTGAATGAGGAATACGATACAGAAAATTTCCACAATATTTTGGTTCCTGACTCTCCTTTCTCcttctctctcctcttttTCCCTCCCAGCAACCTGAAAAAATTGGAAGTGAGATCTGTTTgtggaagaaatgaagaaaaaaatagaacataaaCTTATTtcgagaaagaaataaaatgaaaatttctagATCAAATACAATAGACTAAAATGTTTAGAGAGATAGTTTACCTTGAGTTTGTGTATCGCCATAATAGCCCACCACCAAAGATTTTAGAAAACTAAGGGAATGAAGGAAAGAAACTTCGAATTGAGCATAGTCAGagtttttgaataaaatagtagttttttaaaacgataaacaacaaaaattgatatgaaaagaagaagctgGGGAAAGTGTTTGTCTACATGGAAGAGTTTAATTTCAATGTCAATGTCCTACGATGTTTTACACCTCGAAGAAGAATTCAAAAGTCCATGTTCTTGTTCAGGTACCATTAAGGTAAAAcgtaattttttctttttctacttctttgattttgttttttattttttttatttttgtctttttgtttgtttcttgttcaatTTGATCctaaaatattgtattaaGAGGCGATTCAATGAAAAAAGGTAGCATAATTTGTGAAATTTGTCTTCAGGTtcgatttcttttttcagttTGCTCATAGAGCTAGACTGTATTCAGACTTATATCGAGATTTTTGTGAAAAACGTGTTTTAGAGAAACAGATGTAGGGAGAAAGGAGGAGGGAGGCGAGAAATGGAAAGaacaaaggaaagaaaaaaaattcacctcaataaaaaagtaaaaaagattaCCTCACTTAAAATGTGCCAACTCAACATGCCATGtcattttttcattgaaaacTAGATATACGCAGCGAAATTATGGATCAATTCTACTTTAATTGCATCTAAATGAATTTagagttaaaagaaaactcGTACCTTTATCGTTTTTTGTTTATCGATATCTCCTCCTTATGAACTTGAACCATGGACCaccaattattatttagaCTTGGAACCAGGTTGTGGGaccaaataattgaagaaaatggagagagatATTGAACTTGGATGTAGAATTTTAGGGTTGAGATagagagaaaattaagaatttagtataaatttgaaaataataaaatttaccaaaattttcaaaagtctttcaaaatttgaaaaaaaaaatctttaaataacttaattacatgcaaaaatgcatataATCAGTACATCAAATCTCAACATCTAACATTCCACTAACCATCTAACATTAGAGAACTTAGTTGGTTGGGTGTTTGCATCTCGTGTAGTCACTTATCCCACTAAGTATTAGTGGAACTATCCAACAAGTTGAACTTTTTTACTAACTCTACTCCGAAGGCAATATGGTTATTCACTTATTTGGTCATTCAagtcaaagtcaaactttgactttttaccattttgttcCTGACTAATTTTGACCTATCAAGCATAAATctgcattcattttttatggaattcaaagcaaattttaatataaaagtcggtcaaagtttgacttttcaaagtcaaaagtcaacattttaactttttcaactttgatcatttccatcattttcaaGCTTCTAAATATGAATCtacattcatatttttaatatttaaatcatatttaaacataaaactctATTTCAAACTGATAACTGACGGttatatcacatatatttgTTAGTTTATCTATCTTTacataatttgaattattccaacatattgttctaagttaattccatatgagctagcagatgaacctaatggacttatagatcatgggctccaatgAACCGAGATTAActggctaaactcttttagatcgagctaatcaacattcgttaactaatgAGTTATTATACTAAAGTCTCATAGTTGCACTCCTCTcactgtatatatatttgtgtccatatgatataaccatgattaataatttaatcctTCATAGGTTGTTTGTAACCACGACTGGATCAAAATACTATTCTACCCTTGAGACACCCATCGACTGGGTCAAAATATCGGTCCATTTGAAAGAGAACTTATCTTACGAAGATGGACCAATAGAAATTTTtaacaagaaagagaaagtttTTTGGAGGAACCATACTACTAAAGAAGCAACGTGGGAGATTGAGCAGGCAATGAAGGCTCAATACCCACAGCTTTTCACTTTATCACCTTCAACAAATTTCAAGGACGAAATTCTTAAAACGGAGGTAGTAACTTGTAAGCTCTCATTCCAttctccttttatttatttaatattttctaagtttgaaaaagaagtttaaatctaattattaattctttaGGGTTGAATTGTTGTAATAAGGAATTTGGAATAAACTTAGTTTGGAACAAAGACTTGGAAATTAAGTGTTGAAAAGATGGAGAAACTTAGAAAATGactaaattataagtttaatgtTACGTTGGAGGCATTAGGGTCATTTTCCactattattatcattattatctttttcttctttccttcttgtgagtttttttttttaaaaaaagagaaatgtttttttcttctccactcGAAATGCACGAcccctctctctttctctcgaAACATCTCGTGCCTAAAACCCCTCTCTTCCTCTCCTTCACCCCATCACCAATAACCCTCTTCAGACGTCGGTTGACGACTCGTTCGTCGACAAAGGAACCCAATCTTTGACACCTCGAACACTGTCATTGCCACTGTGTCTCCATCTTCCAATTCATATTACAATAAATCTGGAAACGTTGCCTTTTGCATCAGCTACGAGTTGCCTCTCTAAAGCTTACCCTACAGCCGACGTGGGTCGTAGCTCGTCAGAGATCAAGTCAACCACTGTCTATCTCCATTCTTTATTCATATCCAACTCTTAGAGTGAAATTTCTTTGGTTCAGGGTTATCATTTTAGGTGTTTTGAATATCCATTAAGTTTAAACTTGAGTTTAACATTACCCATTACTTTTTATACTAGATTAGAGTCTTAGAAGAGTTTGAGTTGTTGTCTAGCCATTCGAAAGCTTGAATCTAGGCGTTTTGGCAGCACTTGGGTAAGGTTTTAAGCTTTTTAGAGTGGACATTGAGTACCTATCTAATCTTAGTGGTAGTATTGAGTAAATCATGGTGGTGGATGATTGATTTCAAACTTACAGTTAGGATGTTGGGATTTGAAGTTAAGAGTACTTTGCGAAGTTCTTGAAAGGTTTAAAGTAACTTTATTGGGTTTTTCCTAGAGTTCTTGAATGTCCACTAAGTTTAAgcattaaaaattgaattatccATGATATTTGGGTTCTAAAGTTGAGTGTTAGAGgttgaaaatgagtttttcaTTAACTTGAAGTTCGTTTGAGTGTTACTTCTATAAAGTTCAAAACATAAAGTGATTTGGGTgatcttagaaagtgtttaAATTGTTTGACTCATGGTAATATATTGGGTATAAATCTCAAGCATCGTTGATAATGGAGATAAAAATGTATCTACATAAAAGACTCgttgaattttgaagtaaGTTGGATGCTCATGGGGATACTGGCTAAGTATCTAAATTTCGAGTCCAAGAGTTTgtatgtgaaaattttagtcTAATCCTAGGCGCTTTGCAAACTCAAGGACCTTAGAAGCAGAAAATAGATTTAGGTGgccttataaaatattttgcaaATAGTTGTAGCCTCATATCGTGTGAAGACAATGATGTGACCTTAATCCTTGTTTTAGGCCAAATTGAAGTGGGGAAAGCGTATAATCCCAAGGGATCGAGTTATTGACTGTAAGTGGcttattttcaagtatttttgttataaatcaactAGTATGATTGTTTCTAGTATGAAAATTTCTAGCATAAATGTTTTATGATCCATGTGTtagaaatgttttcaaataagatttttgGTTTTCCATGAATGCTTATATTTCGAAAATGTAGTTGAACCCAAATTTATTACTCATGTTTTTAGATGACAATTGGTTTAAAACAATACTCCTTGATCTGTTATTAAACTGGgataatttgaataaaatgtGATTATAAAAGTATGTGTTGATGGCTAAAGAttgaaaatgtgtttttaaacatgtttggttttaaactttaaacatgtgatgtttatgaaataatGTTGGTGATTTTCTTAAAGGCTACATGAGTGTGTTTCTGTGGTGCCACATATGGTTGTTAGGAGGTTCCGAGGCTGAAAGAGGTCGTGGCAAAATCCGAGAACCTGAGCCTAGGTGAGAATATGGATGAAGGATTGTCATTTGGCTTCGGGCCTAGCTTAACCCATGATGGATGTCTCTATGTGCACATAGGAGCGGATATGAAGGTTGTTACTGTGATAGGTGCTAAGTATGCATGAGCTTAGTTTGGTTCCATATTTCCTTGTGGATATGGATCATGTGTGAGCTATTTTCGACTGTGTATTTAGGATGCTATCATGGTTGGATTGGATGGAGGTTGTTACTGTAGTAGGTGCTAAATATGTGTGAGTTCAATTTGGCCGTGTGTTTCCTTGTGAATATGGATCACATGTGATATATTATCAGTAGTATATTTCGTACGTTATCATGGTGGGATTAAATGGTGGTTGTTACTGTGGTAGGTGCTAAGTACGCGTGAGCTCAGTTTGACCACTTGTTTCCTTGTAGATATAGATCACGTGTGAGCTATTCTTGACGATGTATTTAGTATTCTACCATGGTCAGATTGGATGGAGGTTGCTATCATGACAGGTACTAAATATGCATGAACTAGGTTCGGCCGCATGATTCATTGATCATGTTCGAGCTATTTTTGGTTGTTTATATAGGCGCCTTGCCATGGTTGGATTGGGTACACATTTGTTGGCTTGACTTGTGATTTATTGTATTATGTGATGACAAcgatttaattgttatttcaTTATCGATGCATATTTACACATTTTTTGGGAGCATGTTTTACGAGCTTCGATTTCTAAAAACTTGCCACTCATTGAGATTTTAGCTCACgttttcaatattcttttccCCCTCTAGGTAGTGATAAGGACCAAGCATTGGTTGAACTCCTTGTCACCATTTATagatcttcattttttatgtatatagttAACTTTTGTATAGCGAGAGTGACGCCTAGAACTCGTGTTTTGAAAGATCCTTCATCAgattaaaatcattttgtaTGTAATATctagtttgaattttaactCTAAATTCGTTTGGATGTGTGTGGTGAGACACACTTGTTGTGTCGtgtaatttatatacatatacaagtgaaaatttctttcttttcaggTTTGACTAACTCATATTTTAGGAGAGATGATGCCAAAATTTTCGTAGAATTTCATAATATGTATTCCATGAAAGTTTAAGttgaaaaaagttatttcaaaTGTGTTTTTATGCCACGATCTAGATTAGAGAGGAAAACTTAGAACTACATGTGACAactaaaacatttattttaaaactttagaaagaaaataaataataaactcGAACTTGATGGACTAAAATTGGATTTTGACCTCTCTGTTATTATAAATGACCCATTTTAAATGTCGAAATTAGGGGTGTACAAATATGGGTTGAACCCGAATAACCTGGactacccaacccatattatacgggttgggttgggttaggttaaaatatgggttgggttgggttaaaaaagattgattttttcgggttgggttgggtcttGGGTTGGAGAGTTGAAAAATTTtgttcaacccaacccaacccgaattaatgtaatatataaataaataaatatattattttaatataaaaacaaattaaatgtatataaatcTGAATGTATTGTATGAAAGTTTGAATGATgcatgtttgaaatttaaatgtaacaatttcaaatttttataatcattagaaattagaaattagaaaacgggaaaagaaaaattaaaaaaataattatatatacaatccgacaacccaactcaaccagtaaaatatgggttggattgggttagaaactaaattcggGTTATTCGAGTTGCCAATCCAAATAACCTGAAAATATAGGTTGGGTTGGAAGATACAATCCAACCGATTTCACCCCTAGCGGAAATTACAAATGACCCATTCAAATGCTCCGTATTCAAGAACACATAAGTTATACTATTACCCAGTGATCTGGggtttcttcttattctcttTTCTCCAGGTGCAGCACCGTCTTCCTCTTCCGCTTCCTCGTCTTCCGTCTTCACGCATGCGAGCTCCTTCTCTCTgacttcctcttcttctccaacACAACGTTCATGGGCGTGAGGCTTTGTCCCCTACTTCTTCTTCAGGGGAGTGAGAGCTGGGTGATGGGAGTCTTGCGCGAGACCGAGAGAGCAAGAGCACAAAGAGCGAGCCCATGAGATGGAAAAGATCTTGAGTGATTT of the Cucumis sativus cultivar 9930 chromosome 3, Cucumber_9930_V3, whole genome shotgun sequence genome contains:
- the LOC105434868 gene encoding uncharacterized protein LOC105434868 gives rise to the protein MKEESVSNMVKQMGNALRSMVKRKARALKARLIIYSLLAQSNFFVSSSIPLTTISTHHHNQQHSQLQAVVEDHQVAETQQETERETGVCTKYEEAEAEAEAPASGSVIEMVKNSKEKAGEEFSLEKDIDHVADLFIRNFHQQMRMQKQNSLNRSHQELLFR